One Coffea arabica cultivar ET-39 chromosome 5e, Coffea Arabica ET-39 HiFi, whole genome shotgun sequence DNA segment encodes these proteins:
- the LOC113690410 gene encoding peroxidase 4 has product MAFRNYFVILLVTSTLVCFANGQLSANFYASTCPNLQTIVLKAMTAAVNKEQRTGASILRLFFHDCFVNGCDGGILLDDTATFKGEKTARPNNNSVRRFEVIDTIKSNVEAACKATVSCADILALAARDGVVLLGGPTWTVLLGRRDARTASLSGANSQIPPPTSSLSALISMFAAKGLSARDMTALSGGHTIGQARCTSFRPHIYNDTDIDPTFAATRKANCPLSGGDNNLAPLDLQTPTKFENNYYKNLLVRRGLLHSDQELFNGGSQDALVRTYSSSEATFRSDFVAAMIKMGNISPLTGTQGEIRRNCRVVN; this is encoded by the exons ATGGCCTTCAGAAACTATTTTGTCATTCTTTTGGTTACGTCAactcttgtttgttttgccAATGGACAGCTCTCAGCGAACTTCTATGCTTCCACATGCCCAAATCTGCAAACCATTGTGCTAAAGGCCATGACAGCAGCTGTTAACAAAGAgcaacggactggggcctccaTCCTACGCTTATTCTTTCATGATTGCTTCGTGAAT GGCTGTGACGGAGGTATACTGTTGGACGACACAGCAACTTTCAAAGGTGAAAAAACTGCACGTCCGAACAACAATTCGGTCAGACGTTTTGAAGTGATTGACACCATCAAATCCAATGTTGAAGCCGCTTGTAAGGCGACGGTATCTTGTGCTGATATCCTTGCTCTAGCTGCTAGAGATGGAGTGGTCTTG CTTGGAGGACCAACTTGGACAGTACTCCTCGGCAGAAGAGATGCAAGAACAGCAAGCCTCAGTGGTGCAAACAGCCAGATCCCTCCTCCTACTTCCTCCCTGTCAGCCCTAATCTCCATGTTTGCTGCGAAAGGCCTAAGCGCCCGGGATATGACCGCACTTTCCGGTGGCCACACCATCGGTCAAGCTAGGTGTACCTCATTTCGACCGCATATCTACAATGATACCGATATTGACCCAACTTTTGCGGCCACAAGAAAAGCCAATTGCCCATTATCAGGTGGTGACAACAATTTGGCACCCTTGGATCTTCAGACTCCTACTAAATTTGAAAACAACTACTACAAGAACCTTTTGGTTCGACGTGGGCTACTTCATTCAGACCAAGAACTGTTTAATGGTGGCTCTCAAGATGCGTTAGTCAGGACTTACAGCAGTAGTGAGGCTACTTTCAGGAGTGATTTTGTGGCTGCAATGATCAAAATGGGTAATATTAGCCCTCTTACTGGCACCCAAGGAGAGATTAGAAGGAACTGCAGGGTGGTTAATTGA